From Tachysurus fulvidraco isolate hzauxx_2018 chromosome 6, HZAU_PFXX_2.0, whole genome shotgun sequence:
GGCTGGGACAATGTGAGGGCTAATCAATGTTTTCATTGTTAGTTCATTTTGCTTCACAGGCAGAAGAAGGCACTAAATTTACATTCTACTTTTAAACAGTTACAATAATGAGAAATCTATATTAAGATTGCCCATCACATCCAGAAGATAAACGGGATTAACAAGCATGGTTAGCTGTATTTCAGCAAGAATGCTTAGTCTACAGCACCCAATTTGTTGTACTGGGTGTGTGGATACTTACGCTCTTTTGATGTCATCTGGAGAGGCATTGTGTGACACTCCCAGAATGTCATAGTAATCTACCATGTCTTCCCAGCCTTGCTGCACCCACTGCGCCAAGTGACAAATGGAAAGTAAAATTAACTTGCAAGCGATCTCAATTTACTGTCCTGCAAAATGAATGTTATAAACAGAAATTCGGTCATGCCAGAGGCAAGTCAGCAACAGTGTAGGTATATgagtaaacatatgtacagcatgtaatatgtatataggtatatatgtaaacatatgtatagTAAATCAATATAAAGGCTTTAGCAGTGAAGTATTAGtcagaatgtacagtaaggtgtatatatagatacacataaataaaatagtgcggATGTACGTAAGGCACAATATGTGTAGAGAATGAGGAgtattataaatacaatatgtaatatgtacattgtatgtataattgtacagaagatatacaatatatttttaacagtgtatatatttcattattaataataattaacattaataataatgcagtgtGTTACATAACGGTGTTACATAACACTAAAATGGATTTATTTGAATACtgtatttcttatatatatttgtgaaaTGTCTTGCTGCTCCCAGATCATAACATAAAGTTCATTCAAACAACTCACTGAAATTAATTGAAACTATTATTTAGGCATTAAAGAGTCAGTCCGTCTGTCTAAAActaaatacactatatatatatttatacctaGAATGAGGCCTGTAAAAGTGTGGACCTTACTAGAAGACAGGCCCCATGTCCTGATAATGTCAAGCTGAAAGTTAGCCATTAGTTTGGACAGTAATGGCCGCTGACAGCTGCGTTGCTTAAATACACGCACACTGTCATACTTCCAGCAgtccaacacacactctgtgagTCCACACTAGTATTAAAACACACCCAGAGAGGCcttttttacctttatttaGAAGTGTCCACCGAGGAGAAGCCGCTTTTCTCTTATCTACACGGCGGCTTTAAATAAACAAGGTTGGATTGTGTTGCCTTGACAACCGCTGGGCTGCTCTGCGTGACAGCTCGTGCCAAAGTGACAGAACCTTCGAGAAGGGCCGACGGTTATAACGGACGTCTCACACGATTCCGTTACACCTCCTCTCAGCTCGCTGCGTGTCACGTACTAAAACGTGTGGGTTATTATTCCCGCTTCTATATCTGTCTCCCCTCTTACAGTCGCGCTGCGTCAccatcaacaaaaaaacaaaaaaaaattgtatgatagtgacgtcactgactCCGCCCACTGACCCAACGGAACGTGAAGAGCATTCCAATGTTTTTGACGTCACTGACTCCGCCCACTGACCCAAAGGAACACGAATCTTCCCAACTCATCCTCCCTAAAAGTCCCGCCTCCTCCGCTGTTATTGGATACTAAGGAACCTAATCGCGAGCAATGATTGGCTAGAACATGAAAACACGACAGTCACTTATTGGGTATCTAGAGCTGAATTAAAAATGGCTCCAGCTAGATGTTATGTTAAAAGTTCTACATTGCTcaggaaaaatatataaaacatgcttTTGTATGTCCACTTAATCAAAAGCACATATAAAGTATAGTGTTTATCTTATTCACTCGTCAGGGCCCTAAGAAGTGCTTCTGTGGAAATATAATCTAGAAAATGTGGCTTCATTGTTtactttaaagtaaatgtttttatcttaaatccattatttaaaaaaaaaaaaaacaacaacaaacaatgaGTTTCACCAAAAACAACTCTTTAATTAGTGCATACTTTTAGTACATGCATTGTTGttaacaaaaaacactgatcaccatttttttaatattcttctccttcctcttcttcatctccCACACTGTCAGTGCCCACTTCTTCGTAATCCTTCTCTAAAGCAGCCATGTCCTCTCTGGCCTCTGAAAACTCACCCTCCTCCATGCCCTCTCCCACATACCAGTGCACAAAGGCTCTCTTGGCATACATCAAGTCAAACTTGTGGTCTAGACGGGCCCAGGCCTCAGCGATGGCTGTGGTGTTACTCAGCATGCAGACTGCTCGCTGCACCTTTGCCAGATCTCCTCCAGGGACAACAGTAGGGGGCTGGTAGTTGATACCCACCTTGAAGCCAGTGGGACACCAGTCCACAAACTGGATGGTGCGTTTGGTTTTGATTGCAGCAATGGCAGAGTTAACATCTTTGGGCACCACATCTCCACGGTAGAGGAGGCAACACGCCATGTATTTACCATGACGTGGATCACACTTTACCATCTGGTTAGAGGGCTCAAAGCAGGCATTGGTGATATCAGCAACAGAAAGCTGCTCATGGTATGCCTTCTCAGCAGAAATCACCGGAGCATAGGTGGCTAGAGGGAAGTGGATGCGAGGGTAGGGCACCAAATTTGTCTGAAACTCTGTCAGATCCACATTCAGAGCTCCATCAAATCTGAGAGAAGCAGTAATGGAGGAGACTATTTGGCCTATGAGCCTGTTAAGATTAGTGTAAGTGGGGCGTTCAATATCCAGGTTCTTCCGGCAGATATCGTAGATGGCTTCATTGTCCACCATGAAGGCACAGTCTGAGTGCTCCAAGGTGGTGTGGGTGGTCAGGATGGAGTTGTAGGGTTCCACCACTGCAGTGGAAACTTGGGGAGCTGGGTAGATGGCAAACTCAAGCTTGGATTTCTTGCCATAATCAACAGAAAGGCGCTCCATTAACAGGGAGGTAAAGCCAGAACCAGTACCTCCaccaaagctgtggaaaatAAGAAATCCCTGAAGGCCAGTGCACTGGTCAGCCTGTAGTAGTGAAAGAAAACAGAggcttattttttatattacaggtgATTAATCTTTTAATTTTATGACACTAAAATTGCAATATATTTATGAACAATTTATATCATCTTATCTAAATTCTAGTATGGAAAGTGGCACCAATGTTAAGTATAAAATGGGAAACCCTAACCAGTTTACGAGTCCGGTCCAACACCAGGTCGATGATCTCTTTTCCAATGGTGTAGTGTCCACGAGCATAATTATTGGCAGCATCCTCTTTGCCAGTGATGAGTTGCTCAGGATGGAAGAGTTGACGATATGTCCCAGTCCGTACTTCATctgtacataaacataaaaatcatTAGTTGCCTTTACCATGCAAAACAGCCTTATATTCACTCAAGTGGTGTTATGTGCAAAATGAGTGTCATCTTACCAATCACAGTGGGCTCCAAATCTACAAAAATGGCACGTGGAACATGTTTGCCTGCTCCGGTCTCACTGAAGAAAGTGTTAAAGGAATCATCTCCTCCCCCAAAGGTCTTGTCACTGGGCATCTGTCCATCTGGTTGGATCCCATGTTCCAGGCAGTAAAGTTCCCAGCATGCATTTCCCATCTGGGCCCCAGCTTGACCAACATGCATCGAGATACACTCACGCTACATAAAGAACACATCAAAACAGAATGTAacctttaagaaaaaaaaattaataactaatgttttatgtaacagtataatacattcatatatttctattcatttttcatATGGCAACTGGTCAAAATAGTCTGTGTCAAACCACCCACAAGTTTCTTAACCGTCTTTCTGAACTTAAAGTAATTATTTAGTCTGGACATCAATACCTAGGGCAAATTCTCAAATTAGTgcttaaaatcacattttttcacctttttctaCTGTTCAATACACCCACTAgaatatttgtatgtttttgcaCACAGTCTGGCAATTTTAAAACAATTACATCATAAGTGAAACATGTTAAAGGATTTCAAATGTTATCAGTTGTATAACAAACAATATAACTCACTTGTTCAAATTCATATCAATTTCTCATAAAATCTGGTGGGTTTTTTGGCTGTTAAATATGATACTCAAACAAGTTTATGCTAGGCAGGAAAATCCCAGTTCCTTTGTGGGTAGCTCTCACACCACCCCCTTCGCCGTCCTACTGAGCTGCACATTCTCCTTTGTGTAACAAGCAGAGATATCTCATCCATGCTGCTTTAGCAGAACAGACATATCCATTATCCCCCAATACTCCAGTCTCTTCAGTCTTTTGTCAATCATGATCTCATCTACTGTCAGCAAATCTCTATATCATAGGGGCTAATGAATAGATTCATTCTCTTATAAATGAAGTCATTGCTGTCTAACAAGTTTTCTTTGTTGCTGGATTATTATGGGATAAATGCAGAAATATACTGCgattacaggtttatattaaaatcaACTGCATGCTGCTCATCCTTGAAACTGAgaactgagtaaaaaaaatcctttgcaAATCTTTAGTAGTGTCTGGGATTTGGCTTGAAGGCCTCAGCCACATCCTCTCTATTGGGCAACGCCTGCTCTCTGTGCCCTTGACTGTTACTCTTCCTAAACATTTTCTAGGCTTTACTTTTAGCtagtaatattatttaattcttttaaatatcTATTGGACTACACAGTAAAAGTGTAGAGATTGCCAAACTATAATATACAGTTGTCTCATTCTTTGACACTGGTAAGTCAGCAGACCCAGTAAGAGTGTAAGATTAAtgctactgattttttttataactagaTGCTAGTTAGAAATGATCTATGCCAAAACTTAGCACTTACCATCTTGAAAGATTTTCCTTCAGGCCGACTTGAGGGTTCGGAAAGAGAAGGCAgatgtggaaaaaagaaagagaggtggGGTTTTTATAGAAAGGGAGGAGGAAAAGAGGCAGGAAGCAAGGCCGCctgttttttgcatttaaaaaaacaggcGGCTTTGCTTCCTGCCTCCTTTCCTCCTCT
This genomic window contains:
- the tuba8l3 gene encoding tubulin, alpha 8 like 3, which gives rise to MRECISMHVGQAGAQMGNACWELYCLEHGIQPDGQMPSDKTFGGGDDSFNTFFSETGAGKHVPRAIFVDLEPTVIDEVRTGTYRQLFHPEQLITGKEDAANNYARGHYTIGKEIIDLVLDRTRKLADQCTGLQGFLIFHSFGGGTGSGFTSLLMERLSVDYGKKSKLEFAIYPAPQVSTAVVEPYNSILTTHTTLEHSDCAFMVDNEAIYDICRKNLDIERPTYTNLNRLIGQIVSSITASLRFDGALNVDLTEFQTNLVPYPRIHFPLATYAPVISAEKAYHEQLSVADITNACFEPSNQMVKCDPRHGKYMACCLLYRGDVVPKDVNSAIAAIKTKRTIQFVDWCPTGFKVGINYQPPTVVPGGDLAKVQRAVCMLSNTTAIAEAWARLDHKFDLMYAKRAFVHWYVGEGMEEGEFSEAREDMAALEKDYEEVGTDSVGDEEEEGEEY